TCAAGAGAACTTCGGCGACCGAACAGCGCCGCCTGTTCGCGGGCCCGTTCGTCCCCAGCCCGCTGGTGCGTCGCGAGCTCGTTCCGGTGATCCCGGACATCGCTCGATTGAGGTTCCAGTGCGTGCACTCGCACGACATCGGCGAGGCCTACCGTCTGGCGGTGACCTCAGACGTGCGCGGCCCCTTCAACGTCGCGGCGGATCCGATCCTCGATCCTCCGAGGCTGGCGGAGCTGTTCGGGGCGAAGCTGGTCCAGATGAAGCCGCGCGCGCTGTACGCGCTGTGGAGCGCGACGTACAAGCTCCGCCTCCACCCGACACCTCCGGGTTGGCTGGACCTCGCCTTCCAGACCCCGGTGATGGACACCACGAGAGCGAGAACGGTGCTGGGGTGGGAGCCGCGACATAGCTCCGAGGAGGCTCTGTTGGAGCTCGTTCGTGGGATGCACGGCGGTGCCGGCAGCGACACGCCGCCGCTGGTTGAGGACGACCTAGGGATGCGAGTGCGCGAGGTCGTAAGCGGGGTGGGCCGCCGCAACCCCTACTGAACCGCGCCCAGAGCTAGAGCTTCAGGCTCCAGCCTGATTGCGGCAACACGATCGAGCGCGGGGTGTTGTCGAGCAACCCACTGCGGTAGGCGGTATGCATCGCGTCGACCAAGAGCGGGTCGAACTGGTGACCCGAGGATCGCCGCAACTCCGCTAGAGCGTCTTCGGTCCGAAGCTCGGAGCCGCCCGCCCCGTTCGACGTCATCGCGTCGAATGCGTCCGCGATCGCGATGATGCGCGACTCCAGGGGAATCTCGATCTCCTTGAGGCCGCTCGGATACCCGCTCCCGTCCCAATGCTCGTGGTGATGCAGCACGACCGTCACGAACCTGTCCATCCCCGGCATCCGCGACAGGATGCTCGCCCCCATGATCGGGTGCAACCGGACGAGATGCAGCTCTTCGTCGGTGAGCGGGGTTCTCTTCTTCAGGAGCGCCTGCGGGATGCTGACCTTGCCGACGTCGTGGACGAGTGCCGCCTGTTGGACGAAAGCGATCTGTTCGGGGGCCGATCCCAGGAGGCGAGCGAGGTCCGCCGAGATGCGCGCGACGCGGCCGGAGTGTCCTACCGTGTAGGAGTCGTGGTCGTTCACCGCCGCGACCAGCGCGTCCAACGTCTCCCATGCGAGCTCACGCTGGTCCTTTGCCTGAAGCGTCTCCGCAAGCCGGCGAGGGAAACCTTTGGAGCCGCTCACACTGCACCTGCCTTCGCCCGAAGTAGTGCGACTAGTTCTTTCTGACTATCGGCAGACGCTCCGGCTTCCTTGAATGACTAGCCCACGGCGCATGCCGTTCAAGCGATCAGTTGCCACATAGGAGGAGCGGCGCAGACTTGGCCTTCGTAGGGGTGTAATAAAGACGCAGTGGAAGCTGTCCTCATAGCGGTTGCAGCCGCCGCCATTCTGTTTGTTGGGATCGCGTTATTCCAACGGGTGGCACCACATCAGCTTGTGCGGGCCTATTACTGGAGGTTCGTCAACCCGCTCTTTCGACTCCTCGCCGGGAGGGTGCCCGGTCTCGTGCTCTTGGAGACGACGGGCCGGCGTACCGGCAACAACCATGAGGTACCGGTCGCTGGCCGCCTCGACGGGAGTGTTGTCTGGATAGTGGCTGGTCACGCGGCGCGCGCGGACTACGTTCACAACATCAAGGCGAACCCGCGCGTGCGGGTGCGGGTCGGGGGGCGCTGGCGCGAGGGCACAGCAGCGCTCGATCTCGACGATGATCCACGACGACGTGCGCTGCAAGTGAATCCGATCAACGGATCGTTCATACGAATGGCCACATCGGATCTGGTAAGCGTCCGAGTCGATCTTGACTAGGAAGAGAGTGGGATACGCGCACGCTGCGCATCACATCGTCTGTTTTACGGAAACCTCTGCTTCGAAGGGGCTCAGCGTCTGCGATACGCAGCCGCGGCTCTGGCTCCGGAGCGGCTGAGAGCGAAGAAGCCCGCGGCCAGCGTCATCACGACGGCGCTGAGATACAGCGGCACCGGCGACGCCGCGCGGCGATCTTCGCTGTAACTCGACAGCGCGTATGCCTCGTCGTTGCGGAACTGCGCGTAGGCCACTGCGAACTGGACCTGCTGCTGCTCCTGCTTGGCTACCGCTCCCTGAGCCTGAGCGGCCGACTGCGTCGAGGTGATGGTCTCCGGCACCGGAGGCGGCCCGGCCGGCGCGATCGCCGGAACGATCACGGGGGCCGGCGGGAACACGGGGACGACCGGCAGTGGCGGAGGAGGTGGCTCTTGCTTCGGCTTCTGCTTCAGCAACGCCGCCGCGGGCAGCTTCTGACAGACGACCTTCGCGGTCGCCGATGCCACCGGCGTTCCCGAGACCTTCGCCGCGAGCGTCAGGTTGTGGGTCGTCCCCGCGAGACTGCGCGGGCACGTGAACGCGACGTCGAAGCCGAGGCTGTTGCGCTCGGTGATGTCGACTGTCGGATACAACGCCGGGGCGACGTCTACGACGCCTTTCTTGTCGCTGGTGACGAGCTCGACACTGACGTCTTCCGCGATCGCCCTGACGGTCGCGATGATGGCGGGGGCCAGGTTCAGGACGCCGTCGCTCTCCGTGTCGCTGATCGCACACACGAGCGCGGCTCCGGCGCGGATGTCGATCGAGCCGTTGCCATCGCAGTCGACACCGCCCGCGGGCGCGATGGCTTCGGTCTGCTCCGCCATGTCCGTGAGGTCCACGATCGCAGCGCTGTTCCCCTGCGTCCCCTCCGCTGCGAGCCCTACCTGCCTGATCCCCTTTGCCCGCAGCGTGCTGGCAACCTGAGCGAAGGGAGGCGACGGGTGGGCGGCCTGGTCGTGGAAGCCGTAGTCGGTGACGTGCACGATCACGGGCAGCGCGTCCGCCCTGAACTGCGCCCCCTGGCCCGGTGGTACGCAGGGCGGTGCTTCCTCGCGCGGCGACGCCACACAGCCGGGCTCGCCCTCGCCGGTAGCGGCCTGGTAGAGGCCGGTTAGCTGAGACTCCTCGTAATCGCCGCGCCCGCCACCCGAGGACTCGAGCTTCGCCAAAGCCTCACTGAGCGACGTATCCGCCGGTCCGATCGCCCGGTTGAGCCGGTAGGGGAAGTCACCTTGGACCGGGTCTCCGAATCCCGGGATCGGATAGTCCTTGACCTCGCCGACTCCGAACTGCACATCGATCT
The sequence above is drawn from the Actinomycetota bacterium genome and encodes:
- a CDS encoding nitroreductase family deazaflavin-dependent oxidoreductase, producing the protein MEAVLIAVAAAAILFVGIALFQRVAPHQLVRAYYWRFVNPLFRLLAGRVPGLVLLETTGRRTGNNHEVPVAGRLDGSVVWIVAGHAARADYVHNIKANPRVRVRVGGRWREGTAALDLDDDPRRRALQVNPINGSFIRMATSDLVSVRVDLD
- a CDS encoding NAD-dependent epimerase/dehydratase family protein, with the translated sequence MDVVIFGASGNAGTSLIRAAATDPTITSITGVARRLPTTPLPKTRWVSADITKDDLGPLVRGADCVVHLAWLIQPSRDLATLHATNVTGSRRVFEAVVAEKVPSLVYASSVGAYSLGPKDHPVDESWPTQGVSTSFYSRHKAATERMLDALEAEHPQLRVVRLRPGLIFKRTSATEQRRLFAGPFVPSPLVRRELVPVIPDIARLRFQCVHSHDIGEAYRLAVTSDVRGPFNVAADPILDPPRLAELFGAKLVQMKPRALYALWSATYKLRLHPTPPGWLDLAFQTPVMDTTRARTVLGWEPRHSSEEALLELVRGMHGGAGSDTPPLVEDDLGMRVREVVSGVGRRNPY
- a CDS encoding HD-GYP domain-containing protein, translating into MSGSKGFPRRLAETLQAKDQRELAWETLDALVAAVNDHDSYTVGHSGRVARISADLARLLGSAPEQIAFVQQAALVHDVGKVSIPQALLKKRTPLTDEELHLVRLHPIMGASILSRMPGMDRFVTVVLHHHEHWDGSGYPSGLKEIEIPLESRIIAIADAFDAMTSNGAGGSELRTEDALAELRRSSGHQFDPLLVDAMHTAYRSGLLDNTPRSIVLPQSGWSLKL